The following coding sequences are from one Bradyrhizobium sp. 200 window:
- a CDS encoding cysteine rich repeat-containing protein has protein sequence MPRFSISSVPALALAGLASVSAALPVAASAQAQVSPQMRGEAIALMQVCRGDYDRLCAGVQPGGGRVLACLQNHANQLSAACGQAMPRAQSLKDSAAAAGVMPK, from the coding sequence ATGCCCAGGTTTTCCATATCTTCGGTACCGGCTCTCGCGCTGGCCGGCTTGGCTTCTGTATCAGCCGCGCTCCCCGTGGCTGCTTCAGCGCAGGCGCAGGTATCGCCGCAAATGCGCGGCGAAGCGATCGCGCTGATGCAGGTTTGCCGCGGCGATTACGACCGCCTGTGCGCCGGCGTGCAGCCCGGCGGCGGACGGGTGCTCGCCTGTCTCCAGAACCATGCGAACCAACTCAGCGCCGCCTGCGGACAAGCCATGCCGCGCGCCCAATCGCTCAAGGACAGTGCGGCCGCCGCCGGCGTGATGCCGAAATAG
- a CDS encoding sterol desaturase family protein: MEPLFPSPYFRGLILVTALGFMALEYGLGRLVHRETHDWRESAATLGVAVVQNLIRLVEAGIVAVPFAFVYQHRLFDFSATSAPAMLGLFLGSEFLYYWQHRASHRIRWMWATHRVHHSPTKFNLTAAIRLGWTGNISGNFLFFLPLVWIGFHPFAVVAMLGVNLTYQFFIHTELAPRLGPLEFALNTPTHHRVHHASNEPCLDKNYGGILIIFDRLFGTFAHAPAQEPLRYGLVGGKRSFNPVRIALGEWIAMLHDVRKAVGARAKFRALFGPPGA; this comes from the coding sequence ATGGAGCCGTTATTCCCCAGCCCCTACTTCCGCGGCCTGATCCTGGTGACGGCGCTCGGCTTCATGGCGCTCGAATATGGGCTCGGCCGCCTCGTGCATCGCGAGACGCATGATTGGCGTGAGAGTGCAGCGACGCTGGGCGTCGCGGTCGTGCAGAACCTCATCCGCCTCGTCGAGGCCGGCATTGTCGCCGTACCGTTCGCATTCGTCTATCAGCACAGGCTCTTCGATTTTTCCGCGACAAGCGCGCCGGCCATGCTCGGGCTGTTTCTCGGCAGTGAGTTCCTTTATTACTGGCAGCACCGCGCTTCGCACCGGATCCGCTGGATGTGGGCGACGCACCGGGTCCATCATTCGCCGACCAAATTCAACCTGACGGCGGCCATCCGATTAGGCTGGACCGGCAATATTTCCGGCAATTTCCTGTTCTTCCTGCCGCTGGTCTGGATCGGATTTCATCCGTTCGCCGTCGTCGCGATGCTCGGCGTCAACCTGACCTATCAATTCTTCATCCACACCGAGCTTGCGCCGCGGCTTGGTCCGCTCGAGTTCGCGCTCAACACGCCGACACACCATCGCGTGCATCACGCGTCGAACGAGCCCTGCCTCGACAAGAATTACGGCGGCATACTGATTATATTCGATCGCCTGTTCGGTACGTTCGCACATGCGCCGGCGCAGGAGCCGCTTCGTTATGGACTGGTCGGCGGCAAACGATCCTTCAACCCGGTGCGGATCGCGCTCGGCGAATGGATCGCGATGCTCCATGACGTCCGAAAGGCCGTAGGCGCGCGGGCAAAGTTTCGCGCGCTGTTCGGGCCACCCGGCGCCTGA